From a single Vibrio tubiashii genomic region:
- a CDS encoding D-2-hydroxyacid dehydrogenase — MNNFTHKVYLLTEDDGRYQQLLEQAALPELEFTTSRSEATILLASPPLAAKHLDDFPNLEWIQSIYAGVDALVSKLDDFSGELTNVKGIFGQQIAEYVLGYTIEHYRHFNHYRQLQTQNQWQPKPYLSLAKKKMVILGTGSIGAYLASVAKGFAIEPIGVNRSGIPAKQSPFDATYHVQELATALKQADIVVNTLPNTPETENILNAESLGHCSGALLFNVGRGSAVDEDGLLAALDNGSISHAYLDVFKQEPLNKEHPFWQHKGITITPHIAALSFPEQVIDIFAENYQRWRDGFGLMNVVDLNKGY; from the coding sequence ATGAACAATTTCACTCATAAAGTTTATCTTCTTACCGAAGATGATGGCCGCTACCAACAGTTGCTCGAACAAGCGGCACTTCCTGAACTCGAGTTCACTACATCGCGCAGTGAGGCAACCATCCTACTTGCTTCGCCCCCGCTCGCTGCTAAGCATCTTGATGATTTCCCGAATCTTGAGTGGATTCAATCAATTTATGCTGGAGTCGATGCCTTAGTAAGCAAACTAGACGACTTCTCAGGCGAACTAACCAATGTAAAAGGAATCTTCGGTCAGCAAATTGCCGAGTACGTATTGGGTTATACCATTGAGCACTATCGTCACTTTAATCACTATAGACAGCTGCAAACACAAAATCAGTGGCAGCCCAAGCCTTACCTATCTCTGGCGAAAAAGAAGATGGTTATCCTTGGTACCGGTTCGATAGGCGCTTATCTTGCGAGCGTCGCTAAGGGGTTTGCCATCGAGCCGATTGGCGTAAACAGAAGTGGCATTCCTGCCAAACAGTCCCCTTTTGATGCGACCTATCATGTTCAAGAATTGGCTACAGCGTTAAAACAGGCGGATATCGTCGTCAATACCTTGCCAAACACTCCTGAAACAGAAAATATCCTCAATGCTGAGAGTTTGGGTCACTGTTCCGGTGCTCTTCTGTTTAATGTCGGTCGAGGTAGCGCAGTCGATGAAGATGGGTTGCTCGCAGCGCTTGATAATGGCAGCATCAGTCATGCATATCTGGATGTCTTCAAACAAGAACCACTGAATAAAGAGCACCCATTCTGGCAACATAAGGGAATAACTATTACTCCCCATATCGCAGCTTTGAGTTTTCCTGAACAAGTTATCGACATTTTTGCCGAAAACTATCAGCGTTGGCGCGATGGCTTTGGGCTGATGAACGTGGTCGACCTAAATAAAGGTTACTGA
- the purH gene encoding bifunctional phosphoribosylaminoimidazolecarboxamide formyltransferase/IMP cyclohydrolase: MTNARPIRRALISVSDKTGIVEFAQALANRGVDILSTGGTARLLAEKGISVTEVSDYTGFPEMMDGRVKTLHPKVHGGVLGRRGQDDDVMEKHGINPIDMVVVNLYPFAETVAKEGCTLADAVENIDIGGPTMVRSAAKNHKDVTIVVNAHDYDRVIAEMDANETSLTLETRFDLAIAAFEHTASYDGMIANYFGTMVPSYGENKEGDEESKFPRTFNQQFIKKQDMRYGENSHQDAAFYVEANPEEASVSTARQIQGKALSYNNIADTDAALECVKEFDEPACVIVKHANPCGVALGGNILEAYDRAYKTDPTSAFGGIIAFNQELDAATATAIVERQFVEVIIAPSVSAEAIEVVAAKKNVRLLECGEWTTKTTGFDVKRVNGGLLVQDRDQGMVSLDDLKVVSKRQPTEEELKDALFCWKVAKYVKSNAIVYSKGDMTIGVGAGQMSRVYSAKIAGIKAADEGLQVEGCVMASDAFFPFRDGIDAAAEAGIKCVIQPGGSMRDDEVIAAADEHGMAMIFTGMRHFRH; encoded by the coding sequence ATGACTAACGCTCGTCCTATTCGCCGCGCACTAATCAGCGTATCAGACAAAACTGGTATTGTTGAGTTTGCCCAAGCTCTTGCTAACCGAGGTGTTGATATTCTATCAACAGGTGGCACTGCTCGCCTACTGGCAGAAAAAGGCATCTCAGTAACTGAGGTATCAGATTACACTGGTTTCCCAGAAATGATGGACGGTCGTGTTAAGACGCTTCACCCTAAAGTACATGGTGGTGTGCTAGGTCGTCGTGGTCAAGATGACGACGTAATGGAAAAGCACGGTATCAACCCAATCGACATGGTTGTGGTTAACCTTTACCCATTCGCTGAAACAGTAGCGAAAGAAGGTTGTACTCTTGCTGATGCGGTAGAGAACATCGATATCGGTGGTCCAACTATGGTTCGCTCAGCAGCGAAAAACCACAAAGATGTGACTATCGTCGTTAACGCGCACGACTACGACCGCGTTATCGCTGAGATGGATGCGAACGAGACATCTCTGACTCTAGAGACGCGCTTTGATCTAGCTATCGCAGCTTTCGAGCACACTGCCTCTTACGACGGCATGATCGCTAACTACTTCGGCACTATGGTTCCATCTTACGGTGAGAACAAAGAAGGTGACGAAGAGAGCAAGTTCCCGCGCACATTCAACCAGCAGTTTATCAAGAAACAAGACATGCGTTACGGTGAAAACAGCCACCAAGACGCAGCTTTCTATGTTGAAGCTAATCCAGAAGAAGCCTCTGTTTCTACTGCTCGCCAAATCCAAGGTAAAGCCCTTTCTTACAACAACATCGCCGATACTGACGCAGCACTTGAGTGTGTTAAAGAGTTCGACGAGCCAGCATGTGTGATTGTTAAGCACGCTAACCCATGTGGTGTTGCGCTGGGTGGTAACATCCTTGAAGCGTATGATCGCGCCTACAAAACTGACCCAACGTCTGCTTTCGGCGGCATTATCGCCTTCAACCAAGAGCTAGATGCCGCAACAGCAACCGCTATCGTTGAGCGCCAATTCGTTGAAGTCATCATTGCGCCATCAGTATCTGCTGAAGCAATTGAAGTGGTTGCAGCGAAGAAGAACGTTCGCCTTCTAGAATGTGGCGAGTGGACAACTAAGACGACGGGCTTTGACGTGAAACGCGTTAATGGCGGCCTGCTAGTTCAAGACCGTGACCAAGGTATGGTGAGCCTAGATGACCTTAAAGTGGTTTCTAAGCGCCAACCAACAGAAGAAGAGCTAAAAGACGCCCTATTCTGCTGGAAAGTGGCTAAGTACGTTAAATCAAATGCGATTGTTTACTCGAAGGGTGACATGACTATCGGCGTTGGCGCTGGCCAAATGAGCCGTGTTTACTCAGCGAAGATCGCAGGCATCAAAGCGGCTGACGAAGGTCTACAAGTTGAAGGTTGTGTAATGGCATCGGATGCGTTCTTCCCATTCCGCGACGGTATCGATGCGGCTGCAGAAGCGGGCATCAAGTGCGTGATTCAACCGGGTGGCTCTATGCGTGATGACGAAGTTATCGCAGCAGCAGACGAACATGGCATGGCGATGATCTTTACGGGTATGCGTCACTTCCGCCACTAG
- the purD gene encoding phosphoribosylamine--glycine ligase, translating into MNVLIIGSGGREHALGWKAAQNPNVEAVFVAPGNAGTALEPKLENVNIGVEAISELVAFAQEKKIELTIVGPEAPLVIGVVDAFREAGLPIFGPTEAAAQLEGSKAFTKDFLARHNIPTAAYANFTEIEPALAYVREQGAPIVVKADGLAAGKGVIVAMTLEEAEDAIKDMLAGNAFGEAGSRVVIEEFLDGEEASFIVMVDGKSVLPMATSQDHKRVGDKDTGPNTGGMGAYSPAPVVTPEIHERILEEVIYPTVRGMDAEGHPYTGFLYAGLMIDKDGTPKVIEYNCRFGDPETQPIMMRMESDLVELCLMAIDEKLDEAESKWDPRASIGVVLAAGGYPADYAKGDVISLPATEVSGQKIFHAGTANNTSGEIVTNGGRVLCATALGNSVSEAQEQAYALAKQVSWNGMFHRNDIGYRAIAREQEQ; encoded by the coding sequence ATGAATGTACTTATCATTGGTTCTGGCGGTCGTGAGCACGCTTTAGGTTGGAAAGCAGCACAAAACCCAAACGTAGAAGCGGTATTTGTTGCACCTGGTAACGCAGGTACTGCTCTTGAGCCTAAGCTTGAGAACGTAAACATTGGTGTTGAAGCGATTTCTGAACTGGTTGCTTTCGCGCAAGAGAAAAAAATCGAGCTAACTATTGTTGGCCCTGAAGCTCCGCTTGTTATCGGTGTGGTTGATGCTTTCCGTGAAGCGGGTCTGCCAATCTTTGGTCCAACCGAAGCAGCAGCACAGTTAGAAGGCTCAAAAGCGTTTACTAAAGACTTCCTAGCTCGTCATAACATCCCAACTGCGGCTTACGCGAACTTCACTGAAATCGAGCCTGCATTGGCTTACGTTCGTGAGCAAGGCGCACCTATCGTGGTCAAAGCCGATGGTCTTGCGGCGGGTAAAGGCGTTATCGTTGCGATGACTTTAGAAGAAGCTGAAGATGCAATCAAAGATATGCTCGCTGGCAACGCGTTTGGTGAAGCGGGTAGCCGTGTGGTTATCGAAGAGTTCCTAGACGGTGAAGAAGCAAGCTTCATTGTGATGGTCGATGGTAAAAGCGTTCTACCAATGGCCACCAGCCAAGACCACAAACGTGTCGGTGACAAAGATACTGGCCCTAACACAGGTGGTATGGGTGCTTACTCTCCTGCTCCGGTTGTAACTCCAGAAATCCACGAGCGTATCCTTGAAGAGGTTATCTACCCAACAGTTCGCGGTATGGATGCGGAAGGCCACCCATACACAGGCTTCCTCTACGCAGGTCTAATGATCGATAAAGACGGTACACCAAAGGTTATCGAATACAACTGCCGATTCGGCGATCCTGAAACGCAACCTATCATGATGCGTATGGAATCTGATCTTGTCGAGCTATGCCTAATGGCGATTGATGAGAAGCTAGATGAAGCTGAATCTAAATGGGATCCACGCGCCTCTATCGGTGTGGTACTCGCTGCAGGCGGTTACCCAGCGGATTACGCTAAAGGCGATGTTATTTCTCTACCAGCAACAGAAGTCTCTGGTCAGAAAATCTTCCACGCAGGTACTGCTAACAACACATCAGGTGAGATCGTGACAAACGGCGGCCGTGTTCTTTGTGCAACAGCACTTGGTAATAGCGTTTCTGAGGCTCAGGAGCAAGCGTACGCGCTAGCTAAGCAAGTAAGCTGGAATGGTATGTTCCACCGCAATGACATCGGCTACAGAGCGATTGCGCGCGAGCAAGAACAGTAA
- the hupA gene encoding nucleoid-associated protein HU-alpha: protein MNKTQLIDFIAEKADLSKAQAKAALEATLEGVTDALKEGDQVQLIGFGTFKVNHRAARTGRNPKTGAEIQIAAANVPAFVAGKALKDSVK, encoded by the coding sequence ATGAACAAGACCCAATTAATCGACTTTATCGCAGAGAAAGCAGACCTATCTAAAGCGCAAGCTAAAGCTGCTCTTGAAGCAACTCTTGAAGGTGTGACTGATGCACTTAAAGAGGGTGACCAAGTTCAACTAATTGGTTTTGGTACATTCAAAGTTAACCACCGCGCAGCACGTACTGGTCGTAACCCTAAGACTGGTGCAGAGATTCAAATCGCTGCGGCTAACGTTCCTGCATTTGTAGCAGGTAAAGCACTGAAAGATTCAGTAAAATAA
- a CDS encoding YjaG family protein has product MLQNPLQLRLEKLEPWQQITFMASLCERMYPNYAMFCDSTEFAEAHVYRDILDSIWEQLTVKTAKVNFERQLEKLEEIIPSSEDFDFYGVYPAIDACVALSNLLHGLLDRDYLFENMHKVSQQSVMTVAQLEEAQTGEEITNENQKQNEAVCGEWDVQWAIFRPLREAEQRDIELIKDLRAELRDEGVSNIGIEL; this is encoded by the coding sequence ATGCTACAGAACCCTCTTCAGCTTCGTCTTGAGAAGTTAGAACCATGGCAACAGATTACCTTTATGGCGAGTCTGTGTGAACGTATGTACCCAAACTATGCAATGTTTTGTGATAGCACCGAGTTTGCCGAAGCGCATGTTTACCGTGATATTTTAGACAGCATTTGGGAACAGCTTACTGTCAAAACGGCAAAAGTGAACTTTGAGCGTCAGCTAGAAAAGCTAGAAGAGATCATTCCAAGCTCAGAAGATTTTGATTTTTATGGTGTCTACCCAGCGATTGATGCTTGTGTCGCCTTGTCTAACCTTCTACATGGCTTGCTAGATAGAGATTATCTGTTTGAAAACATGCACAAAGTAAGTCAACAGTCGGTGATGACGGTCGCTCAGCTTGAAGAAGCACAAACAGGTGAAGAGATTACTAACGAGAACCAAAAACAGAATGAAGCTGTGTGTGGTGAATGGGATGTGCAATGGGCGATCTTCCGTCCATTGAGAGAAGCTGAACAGCGTGACATTGAACTGATCAAAGATTTACGTGCTGAGCTTCGTGATGAAGGTGTCAGTAATATTGGGATCGAGCTATAG
- a CDS encoding hemolysin family protein gives MLLLTIYVTVAIGVSFICSVLEAVLLSISPSYIAQLRQQGHPAAEQLAKLKADIDRPLASILTLNTIAHTIGAASAGAQAAVVFGSEWLGVFSGVLTLGILVLSEIVPKTIGATYWRQLAPVSAVVLRWMVWALTPFVWFSEQITKRLARGHEAPKMRDELSAMAILAKESGEFAEGESKILTNLLGIQDVPVTQVMTPRPVVFRVDAEMTINEFLDKHKETPFSRPLVYSQSTDNIIGFVHRLELFKLQQAGCGDKQLGAIMRPVHVLFNTMALPKAFEQMMAKRLQLAMIVDEYGTIQGILTLEDVFEHLVGEEIVDEADRTTDMQELAFDRWEKWKEKHGVIENRDDDEDEEVVEEPVDKPKDNKDES, from the coding sequence ATGTTGTTGCTAACCATATACGTCACTGTTGCGATTGGCGTATCGTTTATCTGCTCCGTATTAGAAGCGGTTCTTCTGAGTATCTCACCAAGTTATATCGCCCAATTGCGCCAGCAAGGACACCCTGCGGCTGAGCAACTGGCTAAGCTAAAAGCAGACATTGACCGCCCACTGGCGTCGATCCTGACCTTGAACACGATTGCCCACACCATTGGTGCGGCGAGTGCAGGTGCGCAAGCTGCGGTTGTATTTGGTAGCGAGTGGCTAGGCGTTTTCTCTGGCGTGCTCACTCTAGGAATCTTAGTGCTGTCAGAAATCGTGCCTAAGACCATTGGTGCCACTTATTGGCGTCAGCTAGCCCCAGTTTCAGCTGTGGTTCTGCGTTGGATGGTTTGGGCGCTAACTCCATTTGTGTGGTTCTCAGAGCAGATCACTAAGCGTTTAGCTCGTGGGCATGAAGCACCAAAAATGCGTGATGAACTATCCGCTATGGCCATTTTAGCCAAAGAGAGTGGCGAATTTGCGGAAGGTGAATCTAAGATTCTGACTAACTTGCTCGGCATCCAAGATGTACCCGTCACTCAGGTGATGACGCCTCGTCCTGTCGTTTTCCGCGTTGATGCCGAAATGACGATTAATGAGTTTCTCGATAAACATAAAGAGACGCCGTTCTCACGCCCTCTGGTTTATAGCCAGTCGACAGATAACATCATTGGTTTTGTGCACCGCCTTGAGTTATTTAAGCTGCAACAAGCGGGCTGTGGTGACAAACAACTGGGAGCAATAATGCGCCCTGTGCATGTACTCTTCAACACTATGGCACTGCCAAAAGCGTTTGAGCAGATGATGGCGAAGCGCCTGCAATTGGCGATGATCGTCGATGAATACGGCACCATTCAAGGTATTTTGACTCTGGAAGATGTGTTTGAACACTTAGTTGGTGAAGAGATTGTCGATGAAGCAGACCGCACCACTGACATGCAAGAACTTGCTTTTGACCGCTGGGAGAAGTGGAAAGAAAAGCACGGCGTAATCGAAAATCGTGATGACGATGAAGACGAAGAAGTTGTTGAAGAACCAGTAGATAAACCGAAAGACAATAAAGACGAGAGCTAG
- a CDS encoding DUF1481 domain-containing protein, whose translation MTMKKLLAPSLIASLLIGCSSSIPTPNLDQFTEYTGGQSMGDATSLYWYTERLSFPYTAADYVSAGDYGWYKSDYRWEDGEIRELIREGQQLKGNQGLVPYRIHVRFSKDGEAIYQQYRLDGKVLPLKADKIAWLKQEALTIPTRTKEQSNSGVRLIQGYWDGSSFDTCSGQSYEHVEFNETLPSFVINRLSSVDSYAAFLGTTQSKKVIVNQLLMLAEDSHDCIERPALIEE comes from the coding sequence ATGACGATGAAAAAACTTCTAGCACCTTCACTAATCGCTTCTTTATTGATTGGATGCTCTTCGAGTATTCCGACTCCCAACCTAGACCAGTTTACTGAGTATACTGGTGGTCAGAGTATGGGGGATGCGACCAGCTTATATTGGTACACCGAACGTTTATCTTTTCCTTACACCGCAGCGGACTATGTGAGCGCCGGAGACTATGGTTGGTATAAATCTGACTATCGATGGGAAGATGGCGAGATTCGAGAACTGATTCGTGAAGGGCAACAGCTAAAAGGCAATCAAGGCTTAGTTCCGTACCGTATTCATGTTCGCTTTAGCAAAGACGGTGAGGCGATCTATCAGCAGTATCGACTCGACGGGAAGGTCCTGCCGCTGAAAGCTGATAAAATTGCTTGGCTTAAGCAAGAAGCATTGACTATTCCAACCCGTACTAAAGAGCAGAGCAATTCAGGTGTTCGTTTGATTCAGGGCTATTGGGATGGCTCAAGCTTTGATACTTGTTCAGGACAAAGCTATGAGCATGTAGAGTTTAACGAGACATTACCTAGCTTTGTGATCAACCGCTTGTCGAGTGTAGACAGTTATGCGGCGTTTTTAGGCACTACGCAAAGCAAAAAGGTTATCGTAAACCAATTACTCATGCTGGCGGAAGACAGTCATGACTGCATCGAACGACCGGCTCTGATCGAAGAGTAA
- a CDS encoding sensor domain-containing diguanylate cyclase, whose amino-acid sequence MVDMQREEWLSLMLSELPDRLLIIDEHGRIVDSFGEATQSDPELTNKYLNRTFSEILPENLAENLEQHFKQVLTSGQRKTLQYSMTPCQQLLLSIEELEAWNGVDERWFEASLKPITLASGAKYVLWQEQEITKAHLHQVELKKLAETDELTGILNRRAFMLRLEREFDSPTQQHLSCLMIDIDHFKEINDQVGHLSGDEVIVQVAHICQGLIRSSDYIGRLGGEEFGVVLSRTNAIQAYDIAERIRHSIETTPCQVDDHIILPTVSIGIAELNGHVSSVRELMVQADKAMYYSKQTGRNQVTLYYENLPDIKSTTELKANIRRAS is encoded by the coding sequence ATGAGCACGGACGTATCGTAGATAGCTTTGGCGAAGCAACTCAATCTGATCCCGAGTTAACCAACAAGTATCTCAACCGCACGTTTAGCGAGATCCTTCCAGAAAACCTTGCTGAGAACTTGGAGCAACACTTCAAGCAAGTGTTAACCTCAGGTCAACGTAAAACTCTGCAATACTCAATGACCCCTTGCCAACAGCTGCTGCTTTCTATCGAAGAGCTTGAAGCTTGGAATGGCGTCGACGAGAGATGGTTTGAAGCCTCTCTCAAGCCCATCACATTAGCAAGCGGCGCCAAATATGTTCTGTGGCAAGAGCAAGAGATCACCAAAGCTCACCTTCACCAAGTTGAATTAAAGAAACTGGCTGAAACCGATGAGTTGACTGGCATATTAAACCGCCGTGCCTTTATGCTAAGACTGGAACGAGAGTTCGATAGTCCAACCCAGCAGCACCTCTCTTGCTTGATGATTGATATCGACCACTTTAAAGAAATTAATGACCAAGTGGGCCACTTATCCGGTGATGAAGTCATCGTCCAAGTTGCGCATATTTGCCAAGGTTTAATTCGCTCCAGTGATTATATTGGCCGTTTGGGTGGTGAAGAGTTTGGTGTGGTACTTTCTCGCACTAACGCGATTCAAGCGTACGATATTGCGGAGCGCATCCGTCACTCGATTGAGACAACCCCCTGTCAGGTTGATGACCACATCATCTTGCCGACCGTGAGTATTGGCATTGCCGAGTTGAATGGCCATGTGTCATCCGTTAGAGAACTGATGGTACAAGCAGACAAAGCCATGTACTACTCTAAACAAACTGGTCGTAACCAAGTCACTCTCTACTACGAGAATCTTCCGGACATCAAGTCAACCACTGAGTTGAAAGCCAATATCCGCCGCGCTTCTTAA
- the zntR gene encoding Zn(2+)-responsive transcriptional regulator has translation MFQIGELAKRCNVTADTLRFYEKNQLIKPAGRSDSGYRLYNEENQHQVSFILKAKDLGLSLDEIRELLEIKLEATEHSCAEVKAITTAKLSVIDEKIIELTRIRTALKKINDACCGHVDDDASHCSILGALASEAHQDSCCEIEKGV, from the coding sequence ATGTTCCAGATCGGAGAATTGGCTAAGCGCTGTAATGTCACAGCAGATACATTGCGCTTTTACGAAAAGAATCAGCTAATTAAACCTGCAGGTCGCAGTGATTCAGGTTACCGGCTCTATAATGAAGAAAACCAACATCAAGTCAGCTTTATCCTCAAAGCGAAAGACTTAGGCTTGAGTTTGGATGAGATTCGTGAACTTTTAGAGATAAAACTTGAGGCAACAGAACATAGCTGCGCCGAAGTTAAGGCGATCACTACAGCTAAGCTTTCTGTGATTGATGAAAAGATTATTGAATTAACTCGAATTCGCACCGCACTGAAGAAGATTAATGATGCTTGCTGTGGACACGTTGATGACGATGCTAGCCATTGCTCGATTTTAGGTGCACTTGCGAGCGAAGCACATCAAGACTCTTGCTGTGAGATAGAAAAGGGCGTTTAA